The DNA sequence aatatgacccctcaatccgcatctgtagcatatgggtaagtccatgtagcatattcctaggtgcatctttccacacctagggtaTGGGGGCTTCCTCTAccgctggaatctaccaccatgacgaccctgctgatTGGATACCCTGTCGCCCTGACTGGGCttgaaacggctccactgctgctgctgactaggccctgatggcggtgcactagctgaagactgagaaaAGGACGGTGATGGCCCTAACGACCCTCctctgaatgttgacttgccaccacctgaagaaccaccaaagttgcctgtagaccgggccttattactaccctctcgctccattctgttccttaatttgcgggtctctgtggcttgagcgaatgccaccatcttttcatagttcatatcaaaattcaaggctgctgtagcggcctcattaattaccaagggactaaggccctgcacaaatcggcgaactctagcctccatagtgggcagcatgtaaatagcatatttagacaggtacgcgaatctcatatggtaatcccacacactcaggctaccttgcctcaagttctcaaactcatcagcacgggctgccttagtctcggcaggcaagaaatgatcaatgaaggcatcagcaaactcaccccacctcgccggagggttcccttcttcacgggactcctcccatagttcaaatcaagaatatgccacctctttcaggcggtaggatgccaattccactgcctctatTTTAGTAGCACGtataactctgagagtcttgtgcatatcatcaatgaaatcctggggatcttcctctggattagtacccgtgaacactggagaaTCCAattggagaaacctgttcaccctggaaccagtagaatcccttggctgactagaagaagtgggtgcaacatttgacctctgggtctgggaagccactatttgagccaacatatgtatggctcccctaagatcaacatcagaaacaccagattCGAAAGCTGGAATttgaggtggaactggtatatcagctGGAGAAAttgttgcaccttcagtaggtgtagggataggtgtggtctgatcagttgtagtagagtcagacAGTGTAGTAACTAGagaaatattctcactcctcggatGCTCACTCGCATCATTAATTATAGGGTCAgttgtcactcctggggtgacattggctctttggccagttcttgccttcttcttaggtgccatgtactgaaaattagagcaacgcaggagttaaaggaggaacaatcgtACAACcaactttatcgcacgatcaagaacatgaaagaagggtattattcctaaatgcccatgtagcatcctaattatagatgtggtcgacaacacaccgataataaggactctactaggcacggctccgagacatcctggga is a window from the Nicotiana tomentosiformis chromosome 10, ASM39032v3, whole genome shotgun sequence genome containing:
- the LOC138899762 gene encoding uncharacterized protein — its product is MAPKKKARTGQRANVTPGVTTDPIINDASEHPRSENISLVTTLSDSTTTDQTTPIPTPTEGATISPADIPVPPQIPAFESGVSDVDLRGAIHMLAQIVASQTQRSNVAPTSSSQPRDSTGSRVNRFLQLDSPVFTGTNPEEDPQDFIDDMHKTLRVIRATKIEAVELASYRLKEVAYS